The nucleotide window attatttattgtacacaTTGTATAACATACCCGTGTTGATATGGTGTGTAGAATTATTTATGGCTGAGAGATCAGTAGCGTGTGTGCGCGGTCGAGACATGTTACTTGCCATCTCTTCGCCTGATATGTTATCCGCTGAAGAAGCTTGTTCTGTCGATGCCACTGACacctaaaatgaaaatatttaataacatctGCACCATGTAACGCGTAGCCTATAGAGTGACAAAGACATTGGCTAtcataaaattgatattatttacatcTACAATATGTGTTGAactgaatgaataaaaataatattatacctgATGATCAACAGCTGTGGCATCGGGTAGACTCGGCGTAGAATGACTTTTGCGACCCTGTTTAGTTTCGCCGCTCGGAGCACCGCCACTCACAACCTTCAGATCGAACTTGCCTTCGGCGCCCATGCGATACGAGTTACGGCCGCCGTGGTCCCACCTGGTCGGGCAaacgatttataaaaaaaaacggtcCCGCTTAAAGATCACCGGAAAGCCATCGGGGACAAAGCGCAACAGTGAACGGCGCCGAATCGTCGAGCGACGTCGCATCGGCGCGGACGAACGATGCGACGTCGCCTCGAAGCCGACGCCGCGAGAGACATCCCGAAATACACAGACACCCGGCGCTACGATCGACACTCACAGAGATAAGTCGACGGGGAGAGCGAGACCGGGTCCCGGCTCGGAGGGGACGCGCGACACCGACCTGACATCGACCCATCCGTTGTGCAAGTCGGAGGTGACGGTGCCGAGCGCGGGGTGCGGGCCGTCCTGGTCGCGCCACTTCCAGTCGGGGCCGCGCAGCACGCGCGCGCCCGCGCACACGGCGCGCGCGCCGCGGGcccagcgccgcgcccgcgcgccgcccgccgccgcgctgccGCCCGTCGCCGCGCCTCCGCTCTGGCGCGGCGCGCTCTCGCACACGCTGAGCACCTGCGCGGAATGTTCACTTTGTATCAGTGTTTTGTGATTTTAGGACTTGCGCAGACCTAACTTTCTTTCCTCTCACTCTGATGATCAAATCGATCCACCGAATAAtgcttactataaaaaaaaatatgtatgcagAATTTTTTAATGGCTGGACTGTCTGTCTTTTTTAATGGCTGGACTGGCTGGAATGTCCTGGGCCTTCGtgttagtaaaattattgaagAGATATCCCATTTTAACTAATGAAGTTCCGTTTTGTTATAATGGTAGgtagtatagataaaaatagtatagatttttaccTTTCCGTAAACCTCTAGTCCTGATAGCGACAAATAATGGCTCTGTCCACTTGCATTCTTGCCGTTTTGTTGAATGCGCAAGTAACGATATGCAGCATCGGCACGAATACGCCAAGTCGCCGTGCTACCGGGCTCCTGTAAAGCTTGCTCGTCGCTGTGCGCCAGTAAAGTACTCCATGTCACACCGTCGGTCGACATCTGTTTAGACAATAAATGAGTAGTATACACAACACATATTATCtatatacattataaaaaacaatccaTAAACGATTTATATCTTACTTGGAAAAGCCAATTTCGTAGAGCTGAACGACCATATCCACGAGCATGACGTAGTGTATACGCCGAGGGTACAATATTCAAGCCTAAGTCTAAGGCTATAAATGCTCGTCTATCATCATTCGTATGCACATTGAGTGGCTCCGGGGACCTCGATAATGCATCCTCTGCCCTTCCGTAAGGCAGCTGTCTACCATCAGAGGACCAAACGCTAACGAGCCCGTGTGCTCCAGGATTAACCCACTCACAGGTGCCTCCATTGctaccaataaaataaagaacGCCATTCTCGTCGAAGTCGTGCTgcaagaaaagaaaaattaataaaatgtctcTCCACTAAATTATGtcaacattacaaaatattaagtcaataaaatattattacatcgTATGTAAACACAATGGGCGCTTCAGCTTTAATCTTTTGTACAAAGTTGAATGTGGCCCGCTCCATGTCGTACCACTGGCGGGCTACGGACTTCGCGAGGAATCGCTCGAGCTGGCGCACCGTCGTCAGCGCTTCCACCTTCAGATTGCGGCCCGCGTTGTTACCATTGTTCGCGGTCGTCTCTTCCGCGGTCTCGTCGTTCGCGCGCTCTACGCGTAATCTGGAAGAGTTCACGTGTTAGGAATCATTAGAttatagtaaaatgtaaaaatatatccataagAAATAAAGTTATAAGTTAATTCTGTAGTGGAAAAATTACTTACATTGAAAtgcctaatattatattaaattcttatttattgttaaaaattttaaatgataacaGACAGAAATATATAATGCTGTGACGCTACTATGCctgaatttacatttttttttaacgtttcGTAAAGAAAAGCCAAGACAGTCGAGTGGACTAGCCCTCTGTAAAGGCAGGGTCTCGAGGGGTGGGCGAGCGAGGGCGAGTGGGGAGCGCACCTGATCCTCTTGGTGAGGTGGTGCAGCGTgccggcggcgggcggcggcgcgtcGCCGCTGGGCGCGTGCACGGGCAGGCGCTCCACGCTCTCCAGCACGGCCACCAGGCGCGCCGCCAgcacgccgcccgcgccgcgcgccagCCACGCGCGCACCAGGCGCTCGCGCGCCGCGCCCTGCCCGCGCGCGTCTGCGACAAGCGACAATGTAAACGTCATTTCTACTATAAGCGGTTACATAACCTGTTTGACTTGTCTGAGTGAATTATGTCTAAGAAATGCGACGGATGCTGCCGTGCCGGCCGCTCGTATCGCTTACCGTTCGCTTGCGGGGAAAGCACTTGCAGCAACGACGGAGCGAGGCCCGACGATTGCAACTCGTAGGCCGAAAGCAATTCTTCTCCGCATAGTAGCTCGCTCAACTGGTCCAGAGACTCGGTGAGTTCGCGCTGCCAATCTTCTGCAGAAAGATAGTTTTAGGTTATAGGCGTGAGATGAGGCGATTTAGAAAAATCTAGAAAAGAAGTCAATATTTACCTGTAGATTGTGTAGCAAGCCTTTGCATGCGAGCCAGTAAAGCTCGTAGCCTGGCGACTGGTGGCCGCGGCTGACGTGTAGCGGCATTGGCTAGATGCCGAGAATATAATGCCCGCGCACGTTCGCatacctgaaaatatatttttcatttgtcACTTGTGTAATATTTCAGTAAGAGTTGACTGACTATGTTATAATACATTACATTTCTAAAACCATAATATCTCTaatattcataactttataACGAACCTGAGCTTTTAATGCTTCTGTTTTGGCCGTTAGTCTTGATCGACTTTGATTAGACGTTGCATTATTAGTAGCAGCGGGTCTACGATCAGTCCAACCGCTCGCTAGTTCAGGTCCTAGAATACACAAACACATTAACAAATCCATAAATTTTCGACGTACAGCCGCTAAGACTTATTTTCAATAAGACTAATTCATTCCTTACCTAAAAATGTCTCAGCAGTGAACGAATGTTTAGTGCCCCTGTTAGATTCAAATATAAATCCGGGCAAATCTTCCCTCAGAATTGTAGTCTGTTGTTGGCCATCAGTATTGTGAATTTGAAGTTCTTTTTCcctaaaacaacaaatatatcatttttgtACAATCACAGATGATCGAAATAAACGAATTACAATGATTAGAACAAAAAACATGCTTACTTTTTGCAGGATAACGCCCAGTTTCCAATGATAAGCTTGGCCGCCCCCGGTTTAGACAAAATTGGTTGAGGAACAGAATTCTTTACTGAAGCTCTGGCTCGTTGCAATTTGTCTATAAACTCTCCTCGATTTTCTGTGGTCAAATacgaataattttaaacataaattatcaGGAAAACGTCGgctattgaaatattaaaacggTAGTTTAGTGCATGCACTGAGATCGAAAATATAGCCGCTCATTAGTATCAAGGTAGCAAACTGACCGGTGTTGTCGGTCTGGTGCTCGGGGCTGCCGCTGGAGTACATGGTGGCGAGCTTGCCGTCGAGCAGGAAGCGGAACCAGCCATTGCTGCCCGTGCTGAGCTCCAGCGCGGCCGCGTCGCTCCACACGTACAGCGCGTCGCGGCCGCGGCACAGCGACCACTCCGCCCACGAGTACGCCACGCCGCTCGACAGGCACGACGCGTCCTCGCTGCAGCCTGCGCCATTTAAGCGTTTTGGAATATAACATAACACATCTTCGACATACGATTTCATTTAAATGACAAATTGTAAGTAAAACGCCGTAGCGGAACGAcaccatatttttataagtgCTTACCATACCTTATTTAAACCTTAAGGTCATACCTTAAAGTTTTCGCATGAAAACAGAGTCATGTCCTTGTACTGACCTGGCATACTAGAATTTTCACTGTCCGAAGAGAATGCCGCGGGCGCTGCTGCCAAACTTTCTACTTTACTGAATACGCCGAGACGCGCGAACTGTTCCAAATATATGTCGGAGGCTTTCACCATCAGCTCTTCAGCGATTCCGAGCACGATAAGATGGCCATCATCATCAtcctacacaaaaaaaatggtATCACTTTTTGGTACATTGGTCGAAACTCTCTTGCACAACTAACTCGTTCATTCAATCTTAAACGAAGTCACTTGgtaactagaataataaaatcaGTTACATACACTGATTTTTATACGTGGACTGGACAGCGacaaaaaaacaacaatcaTCAAAAGGCCATATTAAtcacagaaaaacaaaacaaagacagGGGTATGCAAGTAAATTTCGATGGTGTGATGTCTTTACATAAATGTGGATGCATTGAAGAATATGTAAGTGTGAGCAACAGTAATCTTAATAACAACTCAGCACAGTATGactattagtattttaaatttgatgaTCGTGACTACTCAAGTCAATCATATTATGTTTAGCTATTCAAAGCCGAGCACAGTTGACGGCATCGTCGAACGGATTCAGGCCACGAAATAGGTGTCACAGATACCACAATAAAATCCGTGCAACGGTGTCTCAGGCAATGATGTCTCGCGGCTCCAAAACGTATGATCTACATCGGAGGTTAGAGAAATCGACAATAAGACCGTGGCGACGAAAGCGGACGGTCGGTCAAAACAAATCAAACATTTCAGAGCCGACGGTCGCGGGAGGCGGGGGAGCATCACACCATCGGAACGTTACCGCCGGCGCGCGGATATAGCGGCTGCGCAGGTACCGcggagcggcgcggcgcggcggcggctcgGCCTGCCACACACAGAGGTCGCTCACCTATCGACTCGCTCACCGCCCGTCGAAACTACAGAAACGTGCGAACGAGCGACGAGGACGATCCGCTCTTTCGATGGAAACCGTCAGTCAAATCGTACGCGGCTGCCGATCGTTTCGAAACCGTTCCCACGTTTCGGTCGGTTCAAAGGCGGAGCGAAGTCGGCGGGGAGGCGGGGAACGGGGAGGAGGCGCTACTCACGGCGTTGTCCAGCACGGCGGCCACGAGCTGCGTGAGCAGCGCGGCGGCGTGCGGCGCCGACACGTGGCGCAGCAGACGCGCGGGCGCGTAGTGCACCATCTTGCGCACCAGCGACAGGCACGCGCGCCgcacgcccgcgccgcccgcgcccagGTAGCGCGCGCTGAACACCGGCACCAGCCGCCTGCAATACACGCGGCCTTAGTACCATGCTCGTTTACACGGACCTTACAGATTGCATCATATTTATGTGGTATCGCTCACTCTAGATAAACCGCCGCCATTTCTTTGTCCCCGGTTTCGGGAAAATCGTCATCGTTAGAAGGCGAAGGTGAGTCGTGACTGCCGACCACTAACCACTCGCCGGGGCACTGCAGTATCGCCGCTACCTCCCTGTGCCCTGCGTTCACGAATAGAAGTCGAatacagtaataatataatatattctttgtTTAACTTATCTCTGCGACGGTGACCGGCGTCCTACTCACCTTGATCGTGTCGTTCCCGAGCTTTGTCTAACGGTGTCTTGCCATCCTCATCCCTCAAGTCGGCGTTGGCACCGTAACGAAGAAGAACCTTTGCGATCGCAGGGCGACCGAAACACGCCGCATAATGAAGAGACGAACTGCGTTGACCGCGATTTACGTCAGCACCTATAGTCACAAAAACATCCGTTATTTCATAGCGAAACtaacaaaattacacaaaaccACATCTCGATGAGAAAGTGGACGCTGTTTTTGTCGATGTTACCTTTTTCGCATAGGAACTCTACCATCTCTCGAGTCCCGAAAGCCGAGGCCCAGTTCAAGAGAGTCTGTCCGACGTCATCGGTGAAGTTGACGTCGACGGCGCCGCTGGAGACGGCCGCGAGCAGCGCGTCAGTGTCCTTGCCACGGATGCAGTCGATGAGCTGGCGGTGCGACTTGTCGCCGCGCGGCCCGCTGCCGCCGCTGCCGCTGgagccctcgccgccgccgctactGGAGCCCGACGCCGAGCCGTTACGCTGAGAACCGCTGCACCACACACGGACATTACAAAAAACTATAACGTTGACAAACAAAGCGACACTATTCATTTAATCGATCCATCATACTCACTTCTGTATAGCGTGTCGTCCCTCACACAACAGTACCAGCAACAGGTCTACGAGGCGCATGCACTCGAGGCACCAGCGTTCATCAGCCTGTACTGCAGCCTCAACGGCTGAACACAACTCCAATCGGACGAGatcctacatacataaataaagacGGCATAAAGTTAACTGCACCACCACTTGCGTAAAGTTTATCTTTGGTACTCTTATTTCTTTTAACACCACTTACATGTGTAATTTGGGCAGAACCTCGACACAAAGTCGAGAGCAAACTGACTGTAGTCGAAACGGATGGGGCGGAACACTTATCGTCGCCACTTTCCGCGCTTCCCAAACGACGGACCAGTTCTTCGATCAAACCTGATAAACAGAGCGCGTCATTAGAATCGGCTACGTATCCAAAACACCGATGCCGCGTCAACGTAGCGTATAtaataatgtgaaaaaaaaataagaacgGTAATCCCGAGGGTCGTGGACCGTCACAGAACGTTAGACCTAACACGTACCGTGCTCGGCGAGCGGCGCGGGGTCGGCGTGTGCGCGCGCGAAGCGATCGGCCAGCGAGGCGAAGCAGCGCAGCGCCGCGTCCGCCACGCGCGCGTCTGCGTGCCGCAACAGCGCCGACAGCGACGACACGGCGTCGCCCACACGGGCGTCGCCCGGCTCCATCTTGCCGCACACTCTGCGCACAACGTTATTAATTTCAACCCGTGTATTATACTTTACTTTCACTATATACTTAGTTTAAATTAGATCTCAACCAGTAACCtgaagataaagaaatatatacgTT belongs to Anticarsia gemmatalis isolate Benzon Research Colony breed Stoneville strain chromosome 9, ilAntGemm2 primary, whole genome shotgun sequence and includes:
- the Ufd4 gene encoding ubiquitin fusion-degradation 4-like isoform X8 yields the protein MAEVDPETLLEWLLTGQGDERDMQLIALEQLCMLLLMSDNVDRCFESCPPRTFLPALCKIFLDECAPDNVLEVTARAITYYLDVSAECTRRIVAIEGAVKAICSRLLTVDPNNRTSKDLAEQCIKVLELVCTREAGAVWEGGGLPAVLHFITHHGTSVHKDTLHSAMAVVSRVCGKMEPGDARVGDAVSSLSALLRHADARVADAALRCFASLADRFARAHADPAPLAEHGLIEELVRRLGSAESGDDKCSAPSVSTTVSLLSTLCRGSAQITHDLVRLELCSAVEAAVQADERWCLECMRLVDLLLVLLCEGRHAIQNGSQRNGSASGSSSGGGEGSSGSGGSGPRGDKSHRQLIDCIRGKDTDALLAAVSSGAVDVNFTDDVGQTLLNWASAFGTREMVEFLCEKGADVNRGQRSSSLHYAACFGRPAIAKVLLRYGANADLRDEDGKTPLDKARERHDQGHREVAAILQCPGEWLVVGSHDSPSPSNDDDFPETGDKEMAAVYLERLVPVFSARYLGAGGAGVRRACLSLVRKMVHYAPARLLRHVSAPHAAALLTQLVAAVLDNADDDDGHLIVLGIAEELMVKASDIYLEQFARLGVFSKVESLAAAPAAFSSDSENSSMPGCSEDASCLSSGVAYSWAEWSLCRGRDALYVWSDAAALELSTGSNGWFRFLLDGKLATMYSSGSPEHQTDNTENRGEFIDKLQRARASVKNSVPQPILSKPGAAKLIIGNWALSCKKEKELQIHNTDGQQQTTILREDLPGFIFESNRGTKHSFTAETFLGPELASGWTDRRPAATNNATSNQSRSRLTAKTEALKAQVCERARALYSRHLANAATRQPRPPVARLRALLARMQRLATQSTEDWQRELTESLDQLSELLCGEELLSAYELQSSGLAPSLLQVLSPQANDARGQGAARERLVRAWLARGAGGVLAARLVAVLESVERLPVHAPSGDAPPPAAGTLHHLTKRIRLRVERANDETAEETTANNGNNAGRNLKVEALTTVRQLERFLAKSVARQWYDMERATFNFVQKIKAEAPIVFTYDHDFDENGVLYFIGSNGGTCEWVNPGAHGLVSVWSSDGRQLPYGRAEDALSRSPEPLNVHTNDDRRAFIALDLGLNIVPSAYTLRHARGYGRSALRNWLFQMSTDGVTWSTLLAHSDEQALQEPGSTATWRIRADAAYRYLRIQQNGKNASGQSHYLSLSGLEVYGKVLSVCESAPRQSGGAATGGSAAAGGARARRWARGARAVCAGARVLRGPDWKWRDQDGPHPALGTVTSDLHNGWVDVRSVSRVPSEPGPGLALPVDLSLWDHGGRNSYRMGAEGKFDLKVVSGGAPSGETKQGRKSHSTPSLPDATAVDHQVSVASTEQASSADNISGEEMASNMSRPRTHATDLSAINNSTHHINTDLATIVESLTLGAESNNCMTDLGNTSFTNMEMGPTSITDITKPYPAKEPVPETNSQECEDHDGTEVQYGDHKKDSQSGGSGAMSASEPDLTQQGAARLLETLGVGRGAGAGRGNNPQRAPRTNHSTSLFPSLVRLALSSNFPGGLLSAAQSYPSLAPNAQNALTLSLTSTSSESEQVSLEDFLESCRAPALLNELEDDDEGDDALDSDKENEPTYQEVVSMLSVSRNLLSLMEEEALEAVRGSTGCGGRQRKPWDDDFVLKRQFSALIPAFDPRPGRTNLNQTVDLEIPLNESSDGEESNTSENASGGATSTSAANAANIANANTTASSAGNNGRLPALRLVLSAAGASLALERPSWTLYRAVLALNARLPAHDTHRDTTYTLTYKEIEGMETFASSSDSEDDEPCDPERGIAGAEGAEGAMATCCVRVLRRLRAAAPALAADAFVSTKLTNKLHQQLQEPLTLAAAATPAWCQQLNDWCPFLFPLETRQMFFACTAFGTSRTIVWLQAQRDRALDRQRSGNTVSPRRAELEATEFRMGRLRHERVRIPRQPDLLRSAMQVMRVHAGRKSVLEVEFAGEEGTGLGPTLEFYALVAAELQRADLAMWLNDNASQVNDDDNAPHHLVLPLEKPPGYYVTRAGGLFPAPLPQDSPICDKVCKYFWFLGVFLAKVLQDGRLVDLPLSEPFLRIMCGEELTNDSLEEIDPIRHRFLQNVLTAAEAYEKIARDPNSSPEERATATSELTVEGATFEQLALTMTHVAPHTDAAVAVQPLCDSGENIEVGAHNARAYAEASARWMVREGVRRQTNAFRRGFGAVFPPRRLRAFSAAELRLLLCGERGPVWTRDHLLQYTEPKLGYTRDSPGFLRLVDVLVEMSLRERKAFLQFATGCSSLPPGGLANLHPRLTVVRKVDAGDGSYPSVNTCVHYLKLPEYSCKEVLRERLLAATNERGFHLN
- the Ufd4 gene encoding ubiquitin fusion-degradation 4-like isoform X7, with amino-acid sequence MAEVDPETLLEWLLTGQGDERDMQLIALEQLCMLLLMSDNVDRCFESCPPRTFLPALCKIFLDECAPDNVLEVTARAITYYLDVSAECTRRIVAIEGAVKAICSRLLTVDPNNRTSKDLAEQCIKVLELVCTREAGAVWEGGGLPAVLHFITHHGTSVHKDTLHSAMAVVSRVCGKMEPGDARVGDAVSSLSALLRHADARVADAALRCFASLADRFARAHADPAPLAEHGLIEELVRRLGSAESGDDKCSAPSVSTTVSLLSTLCRGSAQITHDLVRLELCSAVEAAVQADERWCLECMRLVDLLLVLLCEGRHAIQNGSQRNGSASGSSSGGGEGSSGSGGSGPRGDKSHRQLIDCIRGKDTDALLAAVSSGAVDVNFTDDVGQTLLNWASAFGTREMVEFLCEKGADVNRGQRSSSLHYAACFGRPAIAKVLLRYGANADLRDEDGKTPLDKARERHDQGHREVAAILQCPGEWLVVGSHDSPSPSNDDDFPETGDKEMAAVYLERLVPVFSARYLGAGGAGVRRACLSLVRKMVHYAPARLLRHVSAPHAAALLTQLVAAVLDNADDDDGHLIVLGIAEELMVKASDIYLEQFARLGVFSKVESLAAAPAAFSSDSENSSMPGCSEDASCLSSGVAYSWAEWSLCRGRDALYVWSDAAALELSTGSNGWFRFLLDGKLATMYSSGSPEHQTDNTENRGEFIDKLQRARASVKNSVPQPILSKPGAAKLIIGNWALSCKKEKELQIHNTDGQQQTTILREDLPGFIFESNRGTKHSFTAETFLGPELASGWTDRRPAATNNATSNQSRSRLTAKTEALKAQVCERARALYSRHLANAATRQPRPPVARLRALLARMQRLATQSTEDWQRELTESLDQLSELLCGEELLSAYELQSSGLAPSLLQVLSPQANDARGQGAARERLVRAWLARGAGGVLAARLVAVLESVERLPVHAPSGDAPPPAAGTLHHLTKRIRLRVERANDETAEETTANNGNNAGRNLKVEALTTVRQLERFLAKSVARQWYDMERATFNFVQKIKAEAPIVFTYDHDFDENGVLYFIGSNGGTCEWVNPGAHGLVSVWSSDGRQLPYGRAEDALSRSPEPLNVHTNDDRRAFIALDLGLNIVPSAYTLRHARGYGRSALRNWLFQMSTDGVTWSTLLAHSDEQALQEPGSTATWRIRADAAYRYLRIQQNGKNASGQSHYLSLSGLEVYGKVLSVCESAPRQSGGAATGGSAAAGGARARRWARGARAVCAGARVLRGPDWKWRDQDGPHPALGTVTSDLHNGWVDVRSVSRVPSEPGPGLALPVDLSLWDHGGRNSYRMGAEGKFDLKVVSGGAPSGETKQGRKSHSTPSLPDATAVDHQVSVASTEQASSADNISGEEMASNMSRPRTHATDLSAINNSTHHINTDLATIVESLTLGAESNNCMTDLGNTSFTNMEMGPTSITDITKPYPAKEPVPETNSQECEDHDGTEVQYGDHKKDSQSGGSGAMSASEPDLTQQQGAARLLETLGVGRGAGAGRGNNPQRAPRTNHSTSLFPSLVRLALSSNFPGGLLSAAQSYPSLAPNAQNALTLSLTSTSSESEQVSLEDFLESCRAPALLNELEDDDEGDDALDSDKENEPTYQEVVSMLSVSRNLLSLMEEEALEAVRGSTGCGGRQRKPWDDDFVLKRQFSALIPAFDPRPGRTNLNQTVDLEIPLNESSDGEESNTSENASGGATSTSAANAANIANANTTASSAGNNGRLPALRLVLSAAGASLALERPSWTLYRAVLALNARLPAHDTHRDTTYTLTYKEIEGMETFASSSDSEDDEPCDPERGIAGAEGAEGAMATCCVRVLRRLRAAAPALAADAFVSTKLTNKLHQQLQEPLTLAAAATPAWCQQLNDWCPFLFPLETRQMFFACTAFGTSRTIVWLQAQRDRALDRQRSGNTVSPRRAELEATEFRMGRLRHERVRIPRQPDLLRSAMQVMRVHAGRKSVLEVEFAGEEGTGLGPTLEFYALVAAELQRADLAMWLNDNASQVNDDDNAPHHLVLPLEKPPGYYVTRAGGLFPAPLPQDSPICDKVCKYFWFLGVFLAKVLQDGRLVDLPLSEPFLRIMCGEELTNDSLEEIDPIRHRFLQNVLTAAEAYEKIARDPNSSPEERATATSELTVEGATFEQLALTMTHVAPHTDAAVAVQPLCDSGENIEVGAHNARAYAEASARWMVREGVRRQTNAFRRGFGAVFPPRRLRAFSAAELRLLLCGERGPVWTRDHLLQYTEPKLGYTRDSPGFLRLVDVLVEMSLRERKAFLQFATGCSSLPPGGLANLHPRLTVVRKVDAGDGSYPSVNTCVHYLKLPEYSCKEVLRERLLAATNERGFHLN
- the Ufd4 gene encoding ubiquitin fusion-degradation 4-like isoform X4 translates to MAEVDPETLLEWLLTGQGDERDMQLIALEQLCMLLLMSDNVDRCFESCPPRTFLPALCKIFLDECAPDNVLEVTARAITYYLDVSAECTRRIVAIEGAVKAICSRLLTVDPNNRTSKDLAEQCIKVLELVCTREAGAVWEGGGLPAVLHFITHHGTSVHKDTLHSAMAVVSRVCGKMEPGDARVGDAVSSLSALLRHADARVADAALRCFASLADRFARAHADPAPLAEHGLIEELVRRLGSAESGDDKCSAPSVSTTVSLLSTLCRGSAQITHDLVRLELCSAVEAAVQADERWCLECMRLVDLLLVLLCEGRHAIQNGSQRNGSASGSSSGGGEGSSGSGGSGPRGDKSHRQLIDCIRGKDTDALLAAVSSGAVDVNFTDDVGQTLLNWASAFGTREMVEFLCEKGADVNRGQRSSSLHYAACFGRPAIAKVLLRYGANADLRDEDGKTPLDKARERHDQGHREVAAILQCPGEWLVVGSHDSPSPSNDDDFPETGDKEMAAVYLERLVPVFSARYLGAGGAGVRRACLSLVRKMVHYAPARLLRHVSAPHAAALLTQLVAAVLDNADDDDGHLIVLGIAEELMVKASDIYLEQFARLGVFSKVESLAAAPAAFSSDSENSSMPGCSEDASCLSSGVAYSWAEWSLCRGRDALYVWSDAAALELSTGSNGWFRFLLDGKLATMYSSGSPEHQTDNTENRGEFIDKLQRARASVKNSVPQPILSKPGAAKLIIGNWALSCKKEKELQIHNTDGQQQTTILREDLPGFIFESNRGTKHSFTAETFLGPELASGWTDRRPAATNNATSNQSRSRLTAKTEALKAQVCERARALYSRHLANAATRQPRPPVARLRALLARMQRLATQSTEDWQRELTESLDQLSELLCGEELLSAYELQSSGLAPSLLQVLSPQANDARGQGAARERLVRAWLARGAGGVLAARLVAVLESVERLPVHAPSGDAPPPAAGTLHHLTKRIRLRVERANDETAEETTANNGNNAGRNLKVEALTTVRQLERFLAKSVARQWYDMERATFNFVQKIKAEAPIVFTYDHDFDENGVLYFIGSNGGTCEWVNPGAHGLVSVWSSDGRQLPYGRAEDALSRSPEPLNVHTNDDRRAFIALDLGLNIVPSAYTLRHARGYGRSALRNWLFQMSTDGVTWSTLLAHSDEQALQEPGSTATWRIRADAAYRYLRIQQNGKNASGQSHYLSLSGLEVYGKVLSVCESAPRQSGGAATGGSAAAGGARARRWARGARAVCAGARVLRGPDWKWRDQDGPHPALGTVTSDLHNGWVDVRSVSRVPSEPGPGLALPVDLSLWDHGGRNSYRMGAEGKFDLKVVSGGAPSGETKQGRKSHSTPSLPDATAVDHQVSVASTEQASSADNISGEEMASNMSRPRTHATDLSAINNSTHHINTDLATIVESLTLGAESNNCMTDLGNTSFTNMEMGPTSITDITKPYPAKEPVPETNSQEDRAARHDGDAVRNSANALLSSELLALPASLLHSLRNNANRLHIQCEDHDGTEVQYGDHKKDSQSGGSGAMSASEPDLTQQQGAARLLETLGVGRGAGAGRGNNPQRAPRTNHSTSLFPSLVRLALSSNFPGGLLSAAQSYPSLAPNAQNALTLSLTSTSSESEQVSLEDFLESCRAPALLNELEDDDEGDDALDSDKENEPTYQEVSRNLLSLMEEEALEAVRGSTGCGGRQRKPWDDDFVLKRQFSALIPAFDPRPGRTNLNQTVDLEIPLNESSDGEESNTSENASGGATSTSAANAANIANANTTASSAGNNGRLPALRLVLSAAGASLALERPSWTLYRAVLALNARLPAHDTHRDTTYTLTYKEIEGMETFASSSDSEDDEPCDPERGIAGAEGAEGAMATCCVRVLRRLRAAAPALAADAFVSTKLTNKLHQQLQEPLTLAAAATPAWCQQLNDWCPFLFPLETRQMFFACTAFGTSRTIVWLQAQRDRALDRQRSGNTVSPRRAELEATEFRMGRLRHERVRIPRQPDLLRSAMQVMRVHAGRKSVLEVEFAGEEGTGLGPTLEFYALVAAELQRADLAMWLNDNASQVNDDDNAPHHLVLPLEKPPGYYVTRAGGLFPAPLPQDSPICDKVCKYFWFLGVFLAKVLQDGRLVDLPLSEPFLRIMCGEELTNDSLEEIDPIRHRFLQNVLTAAEAYEKIARDPNSSPEERATATSELTVEGATFEQLALTMTHVAPHTDAAVAVQPLCDSGENIEVGAHNARAYAEASARWMVREGVRRQTNAFRRGFGAVFPPRRLRAFSAAELRLLLCGERGPVWTRDHLLQYTEPKLGYTRDSPGFLRLVDVLVEMSLRERKAFLQFATGCSSLPPGGLANLHPRLTVVRKVDAGDGSYPSVNTCVHYLKLPEYSCKEVLRERLLAATNERGFHLN